The window ACTACCCTTTATGTGATGAATGCTATAGCAAGAAAATGTTTATAAATGTCATTTTTGCATATTTGATAGTAATTTTTGTCTCCTTAATGAAAAGTTCTCTAATATACTAGAAGAAATTAATGATAAGGGCTTGCCCCTatcaaaagtttttaaaaagcaTACAAAGGAGTAAATTTATAAAAGATCAAATCAAATTCATTTATGGCTCTTAAATTGGCTTATTCCAAAATTAGAGAGTTAATTTCTAATCTCCCATTATCTTCCTAGCTAaacataattttaagtttttaacatATAGAATTTTTGCTAGAGTGTAGTATTTAGAACTAAGATCATTACTTTTATTTtgtgaaggggagccttgacgcaacagtaaagttgttgctttataACCTAAAGGTTACGGgtcgaatcctgaaaacagctTCTTGCAAAAAAACAGGATAAGGctgcgtataatggatccttccctggaACCCtgtatggcgggagcttcgtgcaccgggctgtcctttttttttatcattacttTTATTTTGTAGGTAACAGAGCACACAACCGCACAAGTGAAGATTCTTGTACCGATAATTACCTTGCTAGAATATAAAAATGTTCTCCCCGTTGTTAGTCATAGAGGCTCCAAGTAAGGGACAAAAGGTTGAATGAAACTATAAGAAAgagaaaatctgcatactttttAAAGTAATTCAACTATCTCAAACAGAACAAACAAAATGAATATAGCCTTTTACTAGAACTATACATCAAGAGAACTTAGATTATATGAAGAAACAATCAATTTTATGGCCATGGTGAAATATGAAGCACGTCAAGATAATTTGCCACATTGTCATAGCTGAAAACTAAATCTTGGCACAAAACAAGGTCATAATTCTCTAGATATGGCCAAATACCACTCTCGTTATTCATAATTTGCTTAGGTTTGATAGTCAAGAAGGCAGAACAACTTACAGGATAGTTTCTGGCAAAGAATAATAGGTTTTCTACAGATATGAATCCACCTCCCCTGCAGCATGTGACAGACAAATGATAGTTTCTGACTCTCATAACAGAGGCAATAATATGTACCTTAGAAGCAATGCCTAGAGAACATAGCATAAGTACCTAAAATCAGTAGAAGGATCCTTTCCTTGCCATCCCATATTTTTCCATTGTTCGGATATTAAATCATGGAGTTTGACTTCAGGATAAGCAGCAGACCATAGGGCCCTCAAGGCTTCCTACCAATGTTTCAGTACTGAGATAGCATACTGGAAAAAATTTCTAGCAATATATCAAAACATAACTAGGTTCCAACAACTCAAAATATCATACTATAACTTGCAGATTCTTGATTGAGACTAAATCACAAGGTCACATGGAAAGAAAATAAATCCTTTTTCCTAAAAAACATACAAGAAATATGGCTGAAGAACACAGCTGGGTAAAATATTAGCATCGAAGAAATGGATGATGCATAAGGAAtcctagattaaaaaaaaaagatcattGAGACTATCTTCAATTGCTAGTGTTAGAAGGAAATTAGAATTATACCAAATTACTATTTAAGAAACATGAAGTTAAAAACTACATTTCTAAGCTAGGTACCTGATGCTCTTTATTGGAACTATCATAAACAACATCAATCCGATTTTGTAACCTATGTAAACATTCCTCCTGCCAATTTGTGAATCAACGTAAGTACATAATTTTCATCCATCTTAAACTTTAGAAAGCAAGAGTTAATGTAACACTGAGATGCTATTGATacatattaaattatattaaatatctaGTAGAAATAGACAAGCTCTATCTCATAGGAAAAAGAGAATGAAAGTCAACTGCAGCAAAAAATTAACAAAGGTAACTGACATTATAAGAACAGATTGCTTAATATTGATAGCCAATGATAGCTATAGCTATACAACAACAACGCCACCCAAACCAGTGACCAGTGATAGCTATACAGATTTATAATAAGAATGAGCTAGAAATATTGTTTTACCTCTCCAaatcatgatatatatatatacgatttTGATATACTGCGCGAcgccacagtgcgcgactgtgcgcgtcgcgcagtatatcatattcctttgtttttttttttatttttttaatttttgaattaaaaaattaattaaaatatattttttaaaaatttatttatagatTCAGGCTttccaattgggttataatttttaagttatttttttaaaagattttatctctagggttcaggtttcccaattggattatagtatttagttaaaagaaaaattaaaaatgaaataaatttaagtatttacggagtattgtaatatgttgaggggatatattaatgtattagggatttatataagtaaatattgattttttatttcaaaatttctttgtttttttatttgtttttttaaattttaaattaaaaaaataattaaaatatttttttaagattttatttctagggttccgtctttccaattgggttataatttttaagctaattttctttttttaagattttacctctaggattCAAGCTTCCTAATTGGGTTATagtgtttagttaaaaaaaattaaaaatgaaataaatttaagtaattatggagtattgtaatgtgtttaggaGATATATCTATGTATTAAGATTTTATATTAGgaaatgtttgaatttttttaaattcaaaatcttaaaaaaagtaatttaaaaaaaaaggaaggtGATAtgctgcgcgacgcgcacagtcgcgcagtATAtcacaactctctctctctctctctatatatatatatatatacattccaCAATTCGACTTGGTCTATACTAGCTAGTATAATTTGGCTTGCCTTTAATGTCATGCAATGAGCCTTTGAAGATAAAAAActatggaatatatatatatatatatactcgttTCATGACATTAAAGGCAAGCCAAATTATACTAGCTAGTATAGAGTCTATAGACCAAGTCAAATTGTGgaatgtgtgtgtgtgtataaacTTAACCTTTTTGTACATAATGAACATCTAAATTTCTGAAGTGCCTAAAGATACACAAGGTAGTCGTAAAACTGAATAGTTTCAAGGAAATGTTTATTATTGTAATCATTATCATCCATGTTAATAATGTTGCACAATATTGTGAAGTGGCAAGCCTTTATTACCTAATCACTAGCAGAACTGCACGGCATTACAtactatgaaaaaaaaatacatgaaacatatttcttttattttctacCATCAAGAACACGACTTCTTAAGGATTCTAGAAATTGCTGTAAATCCATGAGCTAATAGGAATAAATATTGAAGGAGGCTACCTGAGAAGGTGTTATATCGAATATGAAGTGACCTTCACTTTCTATTCCTTGGGCACAAACACATGAAAAACCTTTTCCAATCCACGCAGTTGATCCTGAAACAGCCTCCACGAACAATTAAGGCTAATAAACCCAAAGAGaactaaaatataaaagaaagattaaaatgaGCATATTTTTACCAGATCGCTAGTAATGAAACAACAAACAATTCCATGGTATGAAAGATCATTGTTAAACATGTCAAGCAAATAGGACGCATGAACATGCATGTTGAAAAGAAACAACTCAGAGATGTAATTTGAAAAACATCAACCTCAAATTCACGCAAACATAAGAGAAAAAAGAGAACAGAACATCATTTCAAGAGctcagaaagagaaaaaaaaaaaattgaaaaagtttGCCTCATACCAGGTGGTGGGTGAAAGTCGTTCCCTCGACCCGCCCTCTGAGATATTCTCCTTATCGTCACAAAGGAGCCACCTTTCCCATCCATCTCCCCCTCGACCACCTCCCCAACTCAAAGCCCCGAGTTGTCCGCAGAAAACAAATCCATCGCCATCTCATTCACCCTTCCCCCGAGGACCAAATACAACATCAACCTAGGTTTCCTACGGCACAATAAAACCCGAATAAAATATAAACGAACCACAAAACTCCTCGGGAAGCCAAAGAAAAAGGCTGAATGAAAATTTCTTTACAGCTCAATCTCCAAATCCGGCTAGACGACACCGCGACGAAGATATCAAAGCAAAGCGGAGAAACAAGAATCTCTGGATTGCCGAAAGGGGGATGGTGCAAATGTCGATAGCTCTTCCCTTTCTTTTGTTGGGGTTGATTCTCACTTTCCACGTATAGATTTGATTTTGTGGTGGTCTCTTCCGCCATCGCATACTCATTCAAACATCCAGTTGCCCTAAAAAGCATTACCACCCAGTTTATGGCTCTTTCCCGAACTACCTtatgcacaaaaaaaaaaatgaaataaagaaataattaatcaattaattaagtgTCAATCCAActttgttttatatatatatatgtatatcaaGCTAACCAATAAAACTTCCATAATATTATTGTTGAACTAGATGtcactttttatatttttaaaataattataagatTCAACTGTATATGAGTCAAATTTTAGCTTTTATAATAATTCCTTCATGCGTTAGCTAATATATGATGTTAGACGGGTTCAGGATTTGAAATTTAcgtattgtttttttttatttgattaaatttgaattaaaactcgtttaaatagtaaatatatcattaaaaaaatttaaaaaaatcatcttAATGTTTTAAACAATAAGTTATATCATTCTTTATATTGTTGgcacttgataaaattttaactaagctataaaacataatataattcttaaaaaatcatttcaaggTTATAATAAATAACCATATAAAATAATGCATATTGTTCCTTATTAATTCTGGTATTTAATGTTATATTGTGTTGAGGGAAAATCTTGTTGGTCAGAATCTGACCAGTTAAAAATTTTTATCTATCAATCATaatacatgcatgtaattaatatgcacatatgatattactaaaatatttaTGCATACACATGTATGTATGTATTCTGGATGATTAGATTCTAGTCATTTAGCATTATCCTTGTGTTGAATCTATGAGATTTCTCCCCTATAGTGACTaaagatgagaaaaaaaaatttcggCATGGACCatagtattttatatatatatatatatatatatatatatatatatatatatatatgatcagtAGAAAGTCTTTTATAGGATAAGATCATTCCCAAAGCTCTTTAGTTGTTGACAGACGCTCGAATTTATTCATCTCTTTTTTCGAGAGGATTTGCTCAAGAACCATACTTCCTgctcttgtttttttttaattttattttattaagcgACAAAGACAATATTTTAGCTAGCACATGATATTATTATCATTACGAGATCGGGGTCCTGACTATTTTCTCCCATATACTatttaattattcaaaaataataatcattCATAATTTACTTTTTCTATCTGAATAATTGATTTTTTCTATATGAATTTAGGAATAATTGATGAAGTTGCAGAGATGAATGAATCATCTTTTACCCCTTTAATTAAGTGACAAATTAAAGCTAACATTTTACCATctaaattaagagaaaagtcatATCCTTCCTTAATGGTAATTCTCGTGTCAATATCAAGGCAACAGTTGAGTATCATCTTCCTCTTGTATGATTGGAAGTTTTCGGACGAGCGTATTCGTATTTTATGAGCATGATTGAAAATTTCCCTCTAACTTTCAAATCTGACACTTTTCTATAGTCATGGTCATTGTTGGCGATTAGTGCTTTGAATGCGCACAAAGTTTTGACGCCACTTATTGTGAGGACCAATGAGTTAGTGCTAATTGCTTAACAAGGTAAGAACATAAGAATTGcaacgaaaaataaaaataaaaatcaaaccaaGTGGCACACAATTTAACATGGTTCACATCTCCTCACGAGCTGCTACGTCATGATCTTAGTCTTCTCTGTAAAATCCCAAAGTGGAAAAACTTGTTACACTTGAGAAGGATTACAATTAAACTCTCAAGAACAAAAAGGTTCTCAAAAAAGTGCTCTAATATTATTAGGAATGTTAGTTCTTGATCTTCTACACCAAGTTCCTTATAGCTTTCATTCGACTTCTTTATTGTTGTTGCCCTGATGCTATTATTTGACTATGCTTCTATTAGAAAtaattctttatttattattaatctTCATATGTATGAtttatttctctaatcaattgtTCATATGTTTTgattttataatataattaaatagtcataattattattaatggTTACATTTATATTAATCAATGAAGAGATAATTCTCTTCATATTTATATAGATGAATTTAAAAGAAGATGAAAAGATTATTCTCATATTCATATAATATGAGAATAAATGTATTGTATTAAGAGACAATTGAATATATACATTGATGAAATATGTAAATAAAAGGTCTAAAAATGGTCCTCTGGCAGTGACACTTTTGTGTTCCAGGACCACGTGGAGTCTTCGCTTCGTCAAACTTCCAATTACATCTCCAGCTTGTCATCTTCTCTGCTTTTGGATAAGATCATATTTGACGTCGTCTATGGAAAGTTCACCTGCATCCGAAATGAAAAGATGGAAGATGTTGGACGACTTACTACAGTAAtgaacttcattgtggtggacgcCCTGTCCGCCTACAATGTCATACTAGGCCAACCAGAGCTGAACGAGTTCTGAGCGATCATGTCCATATTCTACCAGAAGATGAAGTTTCTCATGGATAACTTGGTCGACAAATTTAAGGAtgaccagctagcagctcggcagtactacgtcgagatggtcaagactgAGTCACACGCCACACGGAAGGCCCAATGGCTGGAGATAAATATAATTCTAGAAGAACCTCCTGTGCTGGTCTACGATgaaaaagaagaagttcaagTGCATCCCAACCGGTCGGAAGCCACAACCTTCATCGCAGTCGACCTGAGTACAGGAAAGAAGGCGGAGCTTGTTGCCTGTCTGAGGCAAAACCATGATATATTCGTATGGGTGACTCATGAGCTCCCGGGCATCTCACCGATCATCACacaacatgagttgcatgtccaaTCAGACACTAGGCCggtaaaacaaaagaaaagagacttcAGCTTGGAGCAAATTCAGATCATCCAAGTGGAAGTAGAAAAGCTACTAGCAGCTGGCCACATATgag is drawn from Zingiber officinale cultivar Zhangliang chromosome 1B, Zo_v1.1, whole genome shotgun sequence and contains these coding sequences:
- the LOC121985205 gene encoding ELMO domain-containing protein A-like, which produces MDGKGGSFVTIRRISQRAGRGNDFHPPPGSTAWIGKGFSCVCAQGIESEGHFIFDITPSQEECLHRLQNRIDVVYDSSNKEHQEALRALWSAAYPEVKLHDLISEQWKNMGWQGKDPSTDFRGGGFISVENLLFFARNYPKSFKDLLEKQNGERSLWEYPFAVAGVNITFMLIEMLDLRLARPRSFVGAIFLKLLSENLKAFDMLYCITFKLMDQQWLNMHASYMDFKTVMKSTLGQLEQELLVKDLNRIEDLPSYKLLVRRI